CGCGGATGGGTGGACAGCGACCCTCGCATGAGGCTATATGACTTTTTCTTCACCGACCTGTTCCGCAAACAGGCGCACGTCCGCAGCGCTGAAGTGGAGGAACTCATGGGCATGCTTCGCGACCCGTTCGGGGCGATCCGTTCGACAGCGGGCGCAATAGCCAATGCCGATTTCAAATTCAAACCTGCCAAAGACAGCAAAGGCAACAAACTCGAGCTGACCCAAAGCACAAAAAATGCACTCATGCATGCATCCGACCGCAAGGCAAGGCAAACCGCATGGGAAAATTACAACGACAAATATCTGGAATTCAAAAACACACTGGCAGGCAACCTCGCCGCTTCGATCAAATCCAATGTCTTCAACATGAAGGCGCGCGATTTCAAATCCTCGCTCGAAGCGACTCTTTTCAACGGCAATGTGCCCGTGGAGATGTTCCACAATCTGCTCAACATCTTCCAGAAGAACCTGCCCATGTGGCACAAATATTGGCGCATCCGCCGCAAGGCACTGGGCGTGAAGGTTCTGCATCCCTACGATATTTGGGCGCCGCTCACCACCAAGAAACACAAAGTCCCCTTTGAAACCGCCGTGGATTGGATCTGCGAAGGTCTCGCACCCATGGGCGATGAATATGTGAACGTGATGCGCAAAGGCTGCCTTGAAAACCGCTGGGTGGATCGAGCTCCCAATGCCGGAAAACGAGAAGGCGCCTTCTCGACACGCGTCCCCAGCGACACGCATCCCTTCATTATGATGAGCTACACCGACGACATCGGCTCGATGAGCACGCTCTCACATGAACTCGGTCACTCCATGCATGCCTGGTACGCCAGCCGCGCCCAGCCAATGATGTACTATCTTTATCCCTCCATCGTTGCAGAAACCGCATCGAATTTCAACCAGGCAATGACCCGCGCTCATTTGCTCAAAACGAAAAGGGATAAATACTTCCAGATCGCGTTGCTTGAGGAAGCGATGAGCAACTTCCATCGTTACTTCTTCATCATGCCGACGCTCGCCCGCTTCGAACTTGCGACTCACGAACGCGCCGAAAAGGGACAGCCTCTCACCGCCGACTACATGAACAACCTGATGGCGGACATTTTCAGCGAAGGATACGGCGGCGAAATGAACGTGGACCGAGACCGGGTCGGCATTACCTGGGGAACCTTCACCACGCATCTCTACATCGACTATTACTCGTTCCAGTACGCGATCGGAATCTCCGCCGCAAACGCCATCGCCAAACGCGTGCTGGATGGTGTCCCCGGCGCCGCGCAGGATCACATCAACTTCCTCAAGACGGGTTCGTCCATGTCGCCCATGGATGTGTACAAGACTGCCGGGATCGACATGACCTCCTCCCAACCCATCGAAGAGGCGTTCACAGTCCTCGAAGAATACATTGACCGTTTGGGTGAATTGACAAGTTAACAACCAGGCTCCAAAATCTTCTAGGTCTGAAAGACTTCGAAGAATTTTCATCTTGACAAATAGACAAACTTCTATATAATAACCGTATGAAAGTCGACCCGGTCCTCTTCGCCAAAGCCATCGCAGACGAAACCCGTCAAAGAATCATGAGCGAGTGTTGCTGTTGTGAACTCTCGGTCAGTGGCATCGTCGAAAAGATCGGCTATTCCCAGCCGACCATCTCGCATCACCTCGCCATCCTGCGCGATGCAGGCTTGGTTAATGTGCGCGAAGAAGGCAAGCAAACGTTCTACACCCTCAACCAGGAGCGCATCGCATTCTGCTGCGGGCAGATCATGGTCAAGTTCGCGCCAGAATCGGTTGCCACTGAAAACCTGTTGAAAACCATCAAGGCATAACCGGGATACGTCCACGGCCGGGACGATCCCGTTTTTTGCGGCAAAAATGATAGATAAACTTCTATATGAAAGGAGAAACCCCATGAACGAATTACCGGTCGTCCAGTGTTGTGATGGTGAATGTGAAGGCGGCAGCTGCGGTTGCGGCTGTTGCTAATCTAGGTAACTCTGCTTGCCTCCCGGCAGGCAGAGAGAACTTGTTGACGAAAAAATTTTTACTGGTATTCATAGACAACTTTCTATCAAAAAGGAGAAACAATGACAGAATCACCCACCCCCATCCATGCTACTGTCCGCGAACATTATGCCGAGCGGATTAAGAGCAGCGCCTCGTGCTGCGGCGACAGTTGCTGCTCCACCGACAGCAGACTCTACCCTGTGGATTTGCTTGCCACGATCCCAGCCGATGTATCAAACACCAGCTACGGCTGCGGCGACCCGATCACATTGGCTGCCCTCCAACCCGGCGAAATCGTCCTTGACCTTGGCTCCGGCGCAGGACTCGATTGCCTATTGGCTGCCCAGAAAGTTGGCGAGACAGGACGCGTGATCGGCGTAGACATGACTCCCGAGATGATCGATCGTGCCCGGGCAAATGCGAAGCGCGTCAACGCAACGAACGTTGAATTCCGCCAGGGGTATCTCGAGAATCTGCCCGTCGAAACTGGCATGGTTGACGTCATCATTTCGAACTGCGTCATAAACCTCTCGCCAGACAAGGAAAAGGTCTTCACCGAAGCATTCCGTGTGCTCAAACCCGGCGGCAAACTCGCCGTCTCAGATATCGTCACCGATGGCGAACTGCCCGAACTCGTCAGAAATAGCTTGAGCGCCTGGGCAGGCTGTGTGGCTGGCGCAGTCGAAGCCAAAGAATATATCGCCATGATGGAAGCGGTCGGCTTCACAGATATATCGATCAAGCCCGTCTTCTTCGATAAGGAAACCGTGGATGGAGCTTTGGATGAAATGAAACTGGATGTCACTGAATATCCACGAGATGCTATTTACAAAGCGGTGTACAGCGCCAAGATCACGGCATATAAACCTGCTTAATTTCCACCGAAAAAACGGGCAGACTTGGTCTGCCCGTTTTTTCGTTTAATCATGATTTCCCTCATCTTGACAGTGCAAAGTTTCGGAGGTAAAAACAAACCGACCAGTCGGTTTTATTCCGTTAAAGGACCGGCGAGGTTTTGAAAGATATAAATGCAACAGCGAAGCGAAGAAACCCGTTCAAAGATCATGGCATCCGCGATCAATCTGTTTTCCAGCCGCGGGTACAATGCCGCCAGCGTGGACGACATTTGTGCCGATGCAGGCATCAGCAAAGGCGCGTTCTATCATCATTTCAAGACCAAACAAGAGCTCTTCCTCGCATTGCTCGACGGCTGGTTGAAAACCATCGATAACGCCATCGAAGCCTCAAAGGATAAGACCGTCCCTGAGACGTTCATGCAGATCACAGAGGCTTTCCCCTATATTTTCGCAACTGCAAACGAAGGCTTGCCCATGTTCCTCGAATTTTGGCTGCAAGCCAGCCGAGATGAAAAGATCTGGCAGGCAAGCGTCAAGCCCTATCGGCGCTATCACAAATACTTCACCGATCTGATCAAAAAAGGTGTGGATGAAGGTTCGTTCGTCGAAGTAAATCCTGAGTTGACCTCGCGCATGATCATCTCTACCGCCATGGGCTTGTTGCTGCAAAGCCTGATGGATCCCAAAGGCGCGAAATGGGAAAAGGTCGCGCGTGACAGCACGACCATGTTGGTTGAAGGTATGTTGAAGAAATAGGAAAGTTATATGTGGTTAGTCACTGGCGCAACGGGACACGTAGGAAACGTCCTCGTTAGAAAACTTTTGGAGCGTGGGGAAAAGGTCCGGGCGTTGATCCTGCCGGGCGAATGCCGCGAACCCATTTCGGGATTAAGAGTCGAGGCGGTGGAAGGCGATGTCATGAACGCCGATGCAGTCTTCGAATCCATGCGGGGCGTGAAAGGCGTCTTCCATCTTGCGGGTGTGATCTCGATCATGCCGGGACCCAATCCGCATGTGAGAAAAGTCAACGTGGAAGGGACGAAGAATGTGATCCGCGCGGCGATTGAACATGGAAAGAAGTTGATCTACACCTCGTCCATTCATGCGATCCAACGCGTGGAAGAAGGCGTGATCGACGAAAGTGTGCCGTATGACATGAACAATCCGTATGGCGCATATGACCGCTCGAAAGCAGAAGCAACTCTCGAGGTATTGAACGCGGCTCAAACCGGACTGGATGCCGTAGTGACTTGCCCAACCGGCGTGATCGGTCCGTATGATTTTCGCGGATCGATGATGGGGGCGGTCATCCACGATGCGGCGACGGCAAGACCTACCCTTTACGTGGACGGCGCTTATGATTTTGTGGATGTGCGCGATGTGGCAGAGGGTTTGATCTCTGCCGCCGAGAATGGCAAGCGCGGCGAAAGTTATATTTTATCGGGGCAAAAAATTTCTGTGCGGTATTTGCTCGAGACCGTGCGGGAAATCACCGGTAGAAATTTCTTCCAAATGAAAATTCCATTCGACCTTGCTAAATTTGCGGCGATCTTCACGCCGATGTATTACCAACTTGCGCATGAGACGCCGCGCTTTACGCCGTATTCGCTGGAGGTTTTGAAGAGCAATTCGAACATCAGCCATGCAAAGGCAACAAGAGAGTTAGGCTATCACCCGCGCTCACTGCACGAATCGATTCGAGATGCGGTGAAGTGGTTTTTGGATAAAAGATAGTTAAAAAGCAACCAGCGATCAAACAAAGAAAGAAAACCCGATAAGAACACAAAATCGAAAGAGGAAAACATGAAAATCGTAACAGACTGCGCGGCGGATATGTCGAATGAGGAGTTGGAGCAGCTTGGCGTTGTGCAAGCCCCCCTGTTCATCCAATTTCCGGAAGGCGAAATGAATTCGGCGGATATTTCTGCCGATGATTTCTACAACCGATTGGAGGCGATGCGTCCGCAGATCCCGACGACGGCGCAGCCTTCGAGCGGCATCTTTGCGGAGTTGTATCGCAAACTGGCGCAAAAGGATAGGAACATCTTTTCCATTCATATTTCATCCGGGTTGAGCGGCACGATCAACTCGGCGCGTGATGGCGGCGAGCAGGTGAAGGGCGAAGCGAACGTCAGCTTTTGGGACACGCTGACCCTCTCTGGCGGCGAACGTTTTCAAGTGTTGGCGGCAGCATTGGCTGATAGAGCGGGATGGGCAATGGATAAGATCCATGAGCGGCTGACAAGAATCCGCGAGAAGACCGAGGTTATTTACACACTGGATACGCTCGAATATCTTGCCCGCGGCGGTCGCATTGGTCGCGTGCAAGCCATGGCTGGCGCCTTGCTCAACCTCAAACCTGTTATCCGCGTGGACACAGACGGCAAGTACAGCACCGTTGCCAAGGGGCGCTCCATCGCCAAATCGATATCCATCATTGCAGATCACCTGGTGGAGAAATACGGAAATACCCCACTCTGGGTCACCATCCTGCACGGACGTTTTGCCGAGAAAGCTGATCACATCGCCGAAGAATTCAAGCAAAAACTGAACATTGCCAAACTCGAGGTTCAGCGCATCTCGCCCGTCCTGGGTGTGCATACAGGTCCCGGCATCGTGGGAGCCGCTGCCGTACCGATGGAATTGATGGGAGATTTCGTCTAAACCGGTCGACAAGCCAAGAGTTCCTATGATTTGGCGCTCATATTCGTCTTGTGTCAATGCAGCATGCGCTATTGACAAAGACTCCTTTTTGAGTATTCTAGGTATACAGAATCGTTTATTGATGCACGGAATCTAGAGGAGTGAGGTTGAAATGATCAGGAAAATCATCATTGTTCTGGCGCTAATGACGTTGGTTCTGACACCTACACTGAGCGTTAAAGCCTGGTATAACTGCGGCGGCTACATTACCGTCCAATGGGGCGATACATTGAGCGGCCTGGCAGCCATGTGCGGGACGACCGTGGAAGCCGTTCGGTCTGCGAATCCCGGGCTCGGTTGGTGGCTGTATGCCGGGCAGGTCATCTATCTTCCATCCGGGTACGCAAGCCAGCCTGTTTATAATCCTTATCCGACGGGAAATACGTATATCGTCCAGCCGGGTGATACGCTGGCGATCATTGCAGCCAGATATGGGATGACGGTTTACGACCTTTGGGCTGCCAACCCGCAAATCTGGAATCCGAGTTTGATCTATGTGGGGCAGGCGATCAACATACCGGTTTCATACGCGCCTCCTCCCCCTCCCGTGGTATATCCTGCTCCCTATCCCATTCCTTCCTATCCCACCTCCATCCCGCCGGGATCGAACACATTAAAGATCACCTACAAAAAGGGGCTTATCGTTAGAGACAGCCCGGGCGGGGACATCATCGGATGGGCAACGTATGACGAATATAAAGAATGGTGCTATTACCCGGGCAGCATCACAAAGGATTCAGTTGGCAAGGTATGGGTACAGGTCGATCTCAATCCGCCCCAGCACGGTTATACAACCGGTTGGATTCTCGTCAAAGACCAATATGGAGGGTATTTTACAAGCCTTACCCTCGATTGGTAATCGAAACAAATACCATCGATCAACAAGCAGGTCGTGCTGATACCCGAATCGGATGTATGGCGCGACCTGCTTTCTTATGCCGAAAACTTTTTTGCCTTGGCAATCCGCTCGCCCAAGGGCGGATGGGAATAGAACATGAAGACCACCCATTTCTCCGGGTCGATCTCGCCCAGGTTTTGATTTGCAAGCCGGGTAAAGGCTGAGGCGAACGCTTCATTCCTGCCGGTGGAAGCCAAAGCGTAATCGTCCGCCATGCGTTCGCGCCAGCGGGATATTGCGTTATCAACCGGCATGGTGAACAAACCAAATGCTCCGAGAATCAACCCCAAGGCAGGCATGGCGGCAGGATCACTGACACCGGAAAACCCAAGAGAGCCAACCGCCCAATTCATTCCCAGGGAAGCGAGATAAAAACAGAGAGCCGTCATCACCGTGCCGAATGCGATCAGAAATGGAATGTCCTTGTGAACATGATGTCCCAATTCGTGGGCAAGAACCGTTTCGATCTCATCGGGTGTGAATTCGTTGATGAGGGTATCACCGAGTATGATTCGGCGCGTATTGCCGATTCCGGTCAAGGCGGCGTTCGCGGCTTTGGTGCGCCGTGACATGTCAAACTTGAAGACGCCCTTCACTTTCGTATTGGCGCGCCTGGCAAGATCAAGCAGACGATCTTCAAGGTCCTTGTGTTCGTCACCAAGCGGAACGTATTTATTGAAAAACGGCATGATGACCACAGGTGCCAGATGCGAAAGGAGGACGTTGAAAAGCAAAAGTCCGCCTGCCGCCCAAAGCCACCAGGCTTCTCCTGTCAGGCGAAGCGCGAGATACAACAACTCCAGCAGGATCAAACCGATGGGCGCTCCGATCGCCAAACCTTTGAACTGGTCCACGAACCAATCCTTGAGCGATTGGTTGGATTGCCCGAAACGATGCGGCAGGACGAAGCCGCTGTAATATCCGAGGGGAAAGTTGAGAACTGAGTAGATTCCCCCAAAGATGAGGACAAATAAAGCTACAAGCAGCCATTCATTCGACGTTTTGGAGGCCAGCCAATCGCGGACAGAAATGCTCCAGCCAAAGGTAAGCCAGGCAAGGGCGTAGACGGCGCTAAAGGTTGTATCGACCAGCCACAGTCGGCGGCGGATGCGGGCATATTCTTTCGCCTTTTTTTGACGTTCAGGATCGAGTGTGGTTTCCATGAAACGACCATCCTCATCACAACGAAAGTCTTGACTCTATAACAATGGCAAGGTGTAAGTTCGTTAAAGCATCAGACAACCGGCAAGTTGGTCCTTGTCTGCTCAACATAAATATTCAAAAAAATATTATACACTCCCCGGATATATAATTAAAGGTATGGCAGCCTCAACCAGACAACCCACCGGCATGACCGGCTTCACCATCGTCTGGGCGGGCCAGTTGATCTCCGTCCTCGCTTCCAGCATGACCCAATTTGCGCTCACCATCTGGGCGTATCAGGAGACGGGCAGCGCCACGTCTTTGGGAATCATCAACACAGCTTTCATCGTGCCATTTCTCCTGCTCTCACCGATTGCAGGCGTGATGGTGGACCGGCATAACCGCAAACTCATGATGATGGTCAGTGACCTGACAGCCGTGCTTGCCACAAGCGGAATCCTCATCTTGCAAGCGATGGGCAGCCTTGAAATATGGCATTTGTATATCGCCGCCGTCATCAACGGACTTGGCAATACCTTCCAATGGCCCGCGTATTCCGCGGCGATCAGCACGATGGTGCCGAAGGACAATTACAGCCGTGCAAATGGGATGATGTCGCTGGTCGAGTCGGGACCTGCCGTGCTTGCCCCAATCTTTGCCGGGGTGCTGCTTCCCATCATCACCCTGACCGGTATTCTCGTCATCGATGTGGCGACCTTTTTCATTGCCATTATCGCTCTCACGCTTGTAATCGTCCCTCAACCGGAGAAAACCGTCGAAGGTCAAGCCGGAAGCGGATCTATCTTTAAAGAGGCCTTATACGGCTTCAAATACATCTTTGCCCGGCGCGGACTACTCGGTTTGTTGATATTTTTCATTGTATTGAATTTTGTGATCGGAATATCCATTTCATTATTTTCTCCGTTCATCCTGGAGCGCACGGACCAGAGCAGCGAAATGCTCGGCATTGTCACTTCGGCAAATGCGATCGGCGCTGTCATTGGCGGGCTGCTCATCGGTTTATGGGGCGGATTCAAGAAGCGTATGAACAGCATCTTCCTCGGCGAAGCGCTGACAGGGTTATTCCTTTTGGTCATTTTTGGGTTGGGACGAAGCCTGCCGGTCTGGATCATCGGCGTAGTCATCGGCGGTATCTTTCCCATTTTCACCAATGGGGCAAGTCAAGCCATCTGGCAGGCAAAGGTCGCCCCCGATGTGCAGGGACGGGTCTTCTCCGCGCGGCGAATGATCGCCTGGTCGGTGGGACCGATCACCCCGATCATTGCGGGCCTGCTCGCGGATTATGTCACCGAGCCGATGATGCTCGGCGACACATGGCTGGCAAATACTTTCGGCTGGATGGTCGGAACGACGCCCGGCTCCGGCATGGCGCTGCAACTGGTCCTCACAGGAATCTTATACATCGCCGTGGCAGTGTTCACTTATCTGTTCGTCCCGCACGTCCGCAATTTGGAGGCGGAACTTCCCGACCATGACCAAATGAAAAAGGCGGAGGCAGCATAATGATCGAACTTCATTCTGAAAACTATGAACGTATCCGTCCGCTCTTGCTGGGCATGGACTTTCACCTTATCGGTCGGTCCATCCTCGCCAAAAAGACACCCGCACAGATTTTTGTAGATAATGCCGAAGCGCCAAAATCCCTTTTCTCAAAGGCAGGTCATCGATTCATTTTGGCGGGTAATACTATGCTCGACAGCTTCAATCAATTCATCCAAACGCATTTCATCGAAACAATCTTTCCGCAAGCCGAGGCAAAAGGCTTGGATGGATTCTTGATTTATTATGACAACAAGGCATGGGAAGAAAAGATGGGGTTTCTGATCCAAGGCAAAGAGACCATCCATGCAAACCGCGAATACTATGCCTGCAAAGATGTGAAGCATGATCGGCGCAGCATCCTGCTGGGCGATTTCCAAATCAAACCAGTAGACGCTGATCTTCTATCCGTTCCCAATCTCAAACATCTCGAAACACTCAAAGAAGAGATGATGTCCGAACGCCCCACTGTAGATGATTTTCTCGCCAAGAGCTTTGGAGTGTGCGCCGTTCATAACAATGAACTCGTGGGCTGGTGTCTCTCCGAATACAATGCGGAATGCCGCTGTGAGATCGGCATTGAGACCACCAGTGACTACCGTCAACGCGGCATTGCCACTGCACTCACGCTTGCATTTCTCGAATACGCTTTTTCACACGGCATCACCGAAGTCGGCTGGCACTGTTTCAAGCGCAACGAAGCGTCTGCAAAGACCGCTCTCAAGGCAGGCTTTGATAAAGTCTGCGATTACAAGTCCTTCATTGTTTTGCTCAAGGAGTAAGAATGAAATTCTCAATGCGCCCCTACCGCAATGAAGAAGATTACTGGCGAATGCGCCAATTCCTGCGCGAGGTCATGATGCTGAATGATCTACATCAATACAGCTGGCACGTTGCACGGCTCGACTACTGGTGGTGGTTCGCCAACCCCGATATTGAGAAAATCGATCCAGAACAAGCCATCTTCATTTGGGAAGCAGAAAAAGGAGAAATTGCCGCCGTGCTCAATCCCGAAGGGAAAGGGCAAGCCTATCTGCAAATCCACCCGAAATATCGCACACCTGAACTCGAAGAAGAACTGATCGTCACAGCCGAAGAGCACTTCAAGCACCCGAACCGCGAAGGCAGAATGCGCGTCTTGGTCTTTGCGGATTCAAAAGACGCAATGCGACACGAAATTCTAAAACGACGCGGCTACCAAAAAGTAGAAAGACCCGAAACGAACGAAACGATACACATCTTCCCGCTTGCCAATGAGATCAAAGATGTAAAAACACCCGAAGGCTTCACCATCCGCGCGCTTGGGCATGGACTGGAATTGCTTGAGCGTTGTTACGCCTCGGGGCTTGGCTTTCATAAAGACGATATCAACACTGCGCGAGAAAATCGCGACGACCCAAGCTGGTATCACCACATTCAATCCGCGCCGCTCTATCGCCGCGACCTCGACATCGTTGCCATCGCCAATGACGGTTCCATTGCCGCCTTCTGCACCGCCTGGTTCGACGATGTCACCCGCACGGCATACTTCGAACCGGTTGCCACTGTTCCCAAGCATCAACGACATGGACTCGGTAAAGCTGTCCTTACCGAAGGTTTGAAGCGGCTCAAAATAATGGGCGCAAAGATCGCCACCGTGGGCGGATATTCAGACGAAGCAAACGGATTGTATTTCTCCGTCTTCGGAAGAGAATTTGACTTGCTTCAGCCGTGGGAAAAATTTTTTAATTGAAAAGGTGACTGTCACTTCGTAAGTAACAGTCACCTCGCTTCTTTCTCACCGACAATTGATTCTGTCTACCCAGCCTTTGCCTGCTCCCCAGCCAACAACGCGATCACTTCCTCCGACCTCATCACCTGACCATACGATTTCAATGCCGCTAAAAATGCCTTGTGAACATGATCCGCCGGGATGAGCGTGCTGTTGAATTCAAGATCGCGCGTGGCACAGGCATCTTCCGCAACGATGACCTTAAAGCCGAAGTCCGCAGCGGCGCGGGCGGTGGCATCCACGCACATATGGGTCATCATGCCGGTGATGACCACGCGCTCGATATCCCACTCTTTCAGCATTTCCAATAGATTCGTCTCGCGAAAGGAATTGGGATAATGCTTGTACACGATCGGTTCACCCTCAAAATGTGCCACGGCATCGTGAATGTCCGAACCTTCGGTGCCGCGGATAAAAAATGCCGCATCGGGTTTCAAGGCAATATGTTGAATGTGGATGTGATGTCCGCCATGCTCGCGAAAGCATTGCAAAATGGAGTAGGCTTTCTTTGCCGCTTCGAGCGGGTTGACCAGTTCCTTCTTCCCACCAGGAAAGTAGTCTTTTTGAATATCGATGATCAGCAGGGCTGTTTTCATGAAAGGTTCCTTTCATTTCTTGACATCGAAGGCGGTATGCTTTTAAGGAAATCGTCTGCCTGCCGCTTCAAATGGAGTTTTTCGGCATTTGAAATCACCCACTCAAAATCTGACCTGGCTTCCACCACTCTTCCCAACTCAACACACGCCTTCCCCCTGCCCAAATGGAGCCGCGCCTCCCGTGGATTGATTTCGATGGCGCGGGTGAACAATGTCACAGCGGATTCGAAGTCCCGGTTGACGAGGCAGGCTTCGGCGAGTCCTTGAAGCGCGAGAGCATTGCGGGGATTCTTGTCGAGGACGCGTCCGTAGTAATCCTTCGCCCAATCCAGATTATCCTGATACAAAACCAGGTTGACATCCACCATCGCAAGCGATTCCTCCGGCGATAAGCCCACCGCCAGGTCCTGATCTGCATGCGCGGAATCGAGATCGCCCAGCCGAAAATGCGCAAGCGAGCGTACGACGTAAAAAAGCGGCATGCGCGAATGCAGTGAAACGGCTTTGTTGAAATTTTCGAGCGCAGGTTGGTATTCACCGCGTTCCAACAACAGCGAGCCGCGGTCGAAATACGGCACAGCCCAATCCGGGTTGAGCGCCTGCGCCTGGACGAACCGCTCGAGAGCGGCGTCGTATTCCTTGTTGAGCAGGTGAATCTCCCCGCGAAGTTCGAGCGCAAGCAGGTGACTCTGGTTTAGTTTCAAGGCGCGTTCCACATCGGCGACCGCCCGTTCCCCGTGACCGATGGCTAAAAAACAACCAGCGCGCGTGATGTAATTGTTGATATTCCCCGGCTGGCGTTCGATCTCGGTTATGTAAAGTTGGGCTGCGCGTTCATAATCGCCCTGCAAATAATAATACGCAGCGCGTTTGAAAAACCAGGCAAGACCGAGGTTGACATTCCTGAGAGCGGTTCGGTTCAATGTGCTGATGGAGAATGCAATCAGAACGCAGAAGAACAAAAGGACATAATCGAGGGTAAGGATCCCGAAAACGATCAAAAGAATCAGAATTGGGATCCCGACGATGAGCGCGATCTGATCCGCCCGTGTCTTGCCGAACAGCCATTCCATGGCGGCGTGCAGGATGTTCCCGCCGTCCAGCGGATAGACAGGCA
This portion of the Anaerolineales bacterium genome encodes:
- a CDS encoding GNAT family N-acetyltransferase, translated to MKFSMRPYRNEEDYWRMRQFLREVMMLNDLHQYSWHVARLDYWWWFANPDIEKIDPEQAIFIWEAEKGEIAAVLNPEGKGQAYLQIHPKYRTPELEEELIVTAEEHFKHPNREGRMRVLVFADSKDAMRHEILKRRGYQKVERPETNETIHIFPLANEIKDVKTPEGFTIRALGHGLELLERCYASGLGFHKDDINTARENRDDPSWYHHIQSAPLYRRDLDIVAIANDGSIAAFCTAWFDDVTRTAYFEPVATVPKHQRHGLGKAVLTEGLKRLKIMGAKIATVGGYSDEANGLYFSVFGREFDLLQPWEKFFN
- a CDS encoding tetratricopeptide repeat protein; translated protein: MRTLGWSWSFGRWRGVDIRFHFSTIFSIPIAYLLFKPVDLRGVVEALLWVGGLSIFIFLHEIGHAFAAQLVGVPVKSVVVWLLGGLTNLSYKPEKPLHNLFIFAAGPLVNMLLAFLCVAVFILSALFFLPYSTSPETYVWFQTFQNLFFSLAIVNIILVIFNLLPVYPLDGGNILHAAMEWLFGKTRADQIALIVGIPILILLIVFGILTLDYVLLFFCVLIAFSISTLNRTALRNVNLGLAWFFKRAAYYYLQGDYERAAQLYITEIERQPGNINNYITRAGCFLAIGHGERAVADVERALKLNQSHLLALELRGEIHLLNKEYDAALERFVQAQALNPDWAVPYFDRGSLLLERGEYQPALENFNKAVSLHSRMPLFYVVRSLAHFRLGDLDSAHADQDLAVGLSPEESLAMVDVNLVLYQDNLDWAKDYYGRVLDKNPRNALALQGLAEACLVNRDFESAVTLFTRAIEINPREARLHLGRGKACVELGRVVEARSDFEWVISNAEKLHLKRQADDFLKSIPPSMSRNERNLS
- a CDS encoding GNAT family N-acetyltransferase; the protein is MIELHSENYERIRPLLLGMDFHLIGRSILAKKTPAQIFVDNAEAPKSLFSKAGHRFILAGNTMLDSFNQFIQTHFIETIFPQAEAKGLDGFLIYYDNKAWEEKMGFLIQGKETIHANREYYACKDVKHDRRSILLGDFQIKPVDADLLSVPNLKHLETLKEEMMSERPTVDDFLAKSFGVCAVHNNELVGWCLSEYNAECRCEIGIETTSDYRQRGIATALTLAFLEYAFSHGITEVGWHCFKRNEASAKTALKAGFDKVCDYKSFIVLLKE
- a CDS encoding cysteine hydrolase encodes the protein MKTALLIIDIQKDYFPGGKKELVNPLEAAKKAYSILQCFREHGGHHIHIQHIALKPDAAFFIRGTEGSDIHDAVAHFEGEPIVYKHYPNSFRETNLLEMLKEWDIERVVITGMMTHMCVDATARAAADFGFKVIVAEDACATRDLEFNSTLIPADHVHKAFLAALKSYGQVMRSEEVIALLAGEQAKAG